From Plasmodium yoelii strain 17X genome assembly, chromosome: 11, a single genomic window includes:
- a CDS encoding fam-b protein — MRISILKFVFFSIIICSFEYAKNELYFVNERDIYLERNITNFRNNRILADVDNRFNLNDFYQSTLNLVDQFNDCNGDEEITKLRNIIDSQIKKHKESNTLPDLNNVDKKTKKLINELLTELEEVKKEIDNKRNDEMAIQPIQDKRITKKDENISVSEHEGFNQLENEGNFLETANNKFKDEYHKIKGNKQYRTFKINEDIKRDEVGTFRRAMMLAVTLFLVVIASGTMQLLLLVAPFGLIIYKKWKRIKKYSFKL, encoded by the exons ATGAGAATCAgcattttaaaatttgtttttttttcaattattatttgttcttTTGAATATGCCAAAAAT GAATTATACTTTGTAAACGAGAGGGACATATACCTTGAAAGgaatataacaaattttagAAATAATAGGATATTGGCAGATGTAGACAATCGATTcaatttaaatgatttttatcAATCAACTTTGAATCTTGTAGATCAATTTAATGACTGCAATGGTGACGAAGAAATAACAAAGCTTCGAAATATTATAGATTCACAAATAAAGAAGCATAAAGAAAGTAATACGTTACCcgatttaaataatgtagATAAGAAAACTAAAAAGTTAATCAACGAACTTCTAACAGAATTAGAAGAAGTAAAAAAAGAGATTGATAATAAAAGGAATGACGAAATGGCAATACAACCGATACAAGATAAAagaataacaaaaaaagatgaaaatatttcTGTATCAGAACATGAAGGCTTTAATCAATTGGAAAATGAAGGAAATTTCTTGGAGACtgcaaataataaatttaaagatgaatatcataaaattaaaggaaataaacaatataggacatttaaaattaatgaagATATTAAAAGAGATGAAGTAGGAACATTTAGGAGGGCGATGATGCTGGCTGTTACACTTTTTTTGGTGGTAATAGCATCAGGAACAATGCAATTACTATTACTAGTTGCACCATTTGggcttataatatataagaagTGGAAGAGAATCAAGAAATATAGCtttaaattatga
- a CDS encoding PIR protein produces the protein MDKDVCRTLIALRNSFSNNWTKQGDYQFIINADTLNGYCSNKQCNSDLERINAGCLYLLDAFYKDSNLFKTLAKSNIDIVEYIMIWLSKMLSRIKNEQNDSIEFFYKTYIKNDTKYTNAIGGVDDYYKSYKDLIDKKNLLNMNIKDISKLYDVFNTLCNMYLEFDEQNPNCAKHLEKAKKFVDEYKKLKENYSITENSLYSKILSTLSTDYDNFKKKYDNVQSCKSLPLPKIENEKYVQSHIHGSGEISEDTSSSSSIASKLFIVLSIFGAIAFFFGISYKYSLFGFRKRFKKQQIREKLKNIKKRMNH, from the exons ATGGATAAGGacgtg TGTAGAACGCTCATTGCTCTAAGGAACTCGTTTTCCAATAATTGGACCAAACAAGGAGACTatcaatttattattaatgcaGACACTTTAAATGGGTATTGTAGTAATAAACAATGTAATAGTGATCTCGAAAGAATTAATGCcggatgtttatatttgcttgatgcattttataagGATTCCAATTTGTTTAAGACTCTTGCAAAAAGTAACATTGATATTGTTgaatacattatgatatggttaagtaaAATGTTAAGCCGAAtcaaaaatgaacaaaacgACAGTAtagaatttttttataaaacatatataaagaatGATACTAAGTATACTAATGCTATAGGTGGCGTTGATGATTATTATAAGAgttataaggatcttatagataaaaaaaatttattgaatatgaatattaaagatatatctaaattatatgatgtATTTAATACATTGTGTAACATGTATCTTGAATTTGATGAACAAAATCCAAATTGCGCGAAACATTTGGAAAAAGCTAAAAAGTTTGTTGAcgaatataaaaaacttaAGGAAAATTACAGTATTACTGAAAACAGTTtatatagtaaaatattgtctactttatcaactgattatgataattttaaaaagaaatatgATAATGTTCAAAGTTGCAAATCTTTACCCCTTCCAAAgatagaaaatgaaaaatatgtacaGAGTCATATACATGGTTCTGGAGAAATTTCTGAAGatacatcatcaagttctTCAATAGCAAgcaaattatttatagttttatcgatatttggtgcaatagcatttttttttggaatttcttataag tattcgttatttggatttcggaaacgatttaaaaaacaacaaataagagaaaaactaaaaaatataaagaagagaatgaatcattaa